In a single window of the Eleginops maclovinus isolate JMC-PN-2008 ecotype Puerto Natales chromosome 6, JC_Emac_rtc_rv5, whole genome shotgun sequence genome:
- the cnpy1 gene encoding protein canopy-1 isoform X1, translating to MASWIIHVTMMVLSVFISSSQGKRDRQLYCSACKAIADELNYSISEVDPKKTIHVGGFRLNPDGTMKDNKVPFARSETHLSELLEGVCNSMNDYALHVDPDTQHKQYKRFAPRSSGAPGDFPDFNHFQFDGPEASNALKFACETLVEDLEDDIISLFRQDTENVREELCSRVSGTRTLTQLHTTQTLL from the exons ATGGCGTCATGGATTATTCATGTGACTATGATGGTGCTATCTGTCTTCATCAGTAGCAGCCAGGGGAAGAGGGACAGGCAGCTCTACTGCTCTG CATGCAAGGCCATTGCTGACGAACTGAACTACTCAATCAGTGAGGTGGACCCAAAGAAAACTATCCACGTTGGCGGCTTTAGACTCAACCCAGACGGAACCATGAAAGACAACAAG GTACCCTTTGCTCGCTCAGAGACTCACCTCAGCGAGCTCCTGGAGGGGGTGTGCAACAGCATGAACGACTATGCCCTCCATGTTGACCCAGACACCCAGCACAAGCAGTACAAGAGGTTTGCTCCCAGGAGCAGCGGGGCCCCCGGGGACTTCCCTGACTTTAACCACTTCCAGTTCGACGGACCGGAAGCATCCAACGCTCTGAAGTTTGCA tGTGAGACGCTGGTAGAGGATCTGGAGGACGACATCATCTCGTTGTTCAGACAGGACACAGAGAATGTGAGAGAGGAGTTATGCAGCAGAGTCTCAGGTACACGCACTCTGACCCAACTCCACACCACACAGACTCTTCTGTGA
- the cnpy1 gene encoding protein canopy-1 isoform X2, with protein MASWIIHVTMMVLSVFISSSQGKRDRQLYCSACKAIADELNYSISEVDPKKTIHVGGFRLNPDGTMKDNKVPFARSETHLSELLEGVCNSMNDYALHVDPDTQHKQYKRFAPRSSGAPGDFPDFNHFQFDGPEASNALKFACETLVEDLEDDIISLFRQDTENVREELCSRVSDYCKDSGRTNEEL; from the exons ATGGCGTCATGGATTATTCATGTGACTATGATGGTGCTATCTGTCTTCATCAGTAGCAGCCAGGGGAAGAGGGACAGGCAGCTCTACTGCTCTG CATGCAAGGCCATTGCTGACGAACTGAACTACTCAATCAGTGAGGTGGACCCAAAGAAAACTATCCACGTTGGCGGCTTTAGACTCAACCCAGACGGAACCATGAAAGACAACAAG GTACCCTTTGCTCGCTCAGAGACTCACCTCAGCGAGCTCCTGGAGGGGGTGTGCAACAGCATGAACGACTATGCCCTCCATGTTGACCCAGACACCCAGCACAAGCAGTACAAGAGGTTTGCTCCCAGGAGCAGCGGGGCCCCCGGGGACTTCCCTGACTTTAACCACTTCCAGTTCGACGGACCGGAAGCATCCAACGCTCTGAAGTTTGCA tGTGAGACGCTGGTAGAGGATCTGGAGGACGACATCATCTCGTTGTTCAGACAGGACACAGAGAATGTGAGAGAGGAGTTATGCAGCAGAGTCTCAG ACTACTGTAAAGATAGCGGTCGCACCAACGAGGAATTGTAG